In Neomonachus schauinslandi chromosome 8, ASM220157v2, whole genome shotgun sequence, the genomic stretch GATAGGAGAATGTTAAGAGAATGATCCCAGTATTCTAGTTAAATCAGAAGGAATCATATCAGAACTTTTATTTAGTTTCTTGAGAGGTAAATGAGGTTTATTGAGTAACTACAAACTAGAGTAAGTACACACTATTTACcatcttttcagaaaataataaagttatgtCAAATCACCTGTTACAGCTGATGTTAAGCAATAGAATCATTAATAATTTTGATTACCATCTGTGGTGTCTATCAGCAATAAAGGGGAGTAGTCTTTGTTGCCCATTATCAGTAGTGTTCAATTACTGTTCACCAAAACTGATTCctcaatatacatttttacattaacTGTGATGCATACTTAGGATGCTTGGAATTTTAAAGTGATCACATTAAATTTCACAAGGAAATCAGGGTTCAAGGAATTAAGAATTTTGACCTGATACAgtatgtaaggaaaaaaaaacctatcaagaAGTTAGAAATTAGTATAACTCTAAGTATCACAATTTTAGTACACAGATATCTGTGACTGGTCACCTAACTTCCGTCaattaaaatgattcttttttgcAAGTAAGACAATTTAGTTAATACTACCTTTTCATAATATtcaggactttatttttaaaagacagtagtCAATTTCTCCACTACCAAGCAGCCTATGTCTCTTATTCTCAACATCTAAAGTGTACCAAATCAAATAATGTCAATCAGATTCCAAAAAGGAAAGTCTAGGTAAAATGTCAGTTGGTTATGTCCTATTCTCTCGTAGTTGAACAAATCAACTAAATAGCTGCAAGTGGGCTTCCTAGTGTCACAATGTCCTATCTTTCTTAATGCAGTGTCCAGAGAGAAATACTTAACATTTGCTCCaatatgacttttttaaaaaacgagagctggggtgcctgggtggctcagttaagtcggttaagtggctcagtcgattaatttggctcaggtcatgatcttggggtcctgggatcgagccccatgttgggctccctgctcagtggagtctgcttctccctctccctcccctgcttctgctccctctttctcaaataagtaaaatctttgggaaaaaaataaaaagattttccttCACCTAAGACTCTTTGCATTCACTGTCCAATATAGTTTTTTCCATACCTTTTAACCTgggattttaagaaaaattttcttaaggTTTCATGTTAATATAAAAGGTATTAGCTGACAAATACCTGAGGTTTATTTGAAATTGACTTAGATATGCCTGAAATACAAGATTCAGTACCATTTCAGTACAGCAGGAAATtctcaagaaatatattttctactcAACAAATTTTAGTACCAAATGTACCAATAATGCCACAAAATTGTTTGCACTGTTATATGAGAATCAAACTTCTGTGGATTGATTGTTTTGGTGGGAATCATGATAGATGGGTAATTATATtacaagacccccagtggatgcctgaaaccacagaaagtacTGAGCCCTatgtatactatgttttttcctatatgtaCATACCtatgacaaagtttaatttataaattaggcacagtaagagattaagaACAATAATTAATAGAATAACAATAAACTGTAATTAAGgttatgtgaatatggtctctcactctctctcttactgtACTATACTCACCGTCTTTCCTCTTGTGGGATCCTCATGTGAGATGACAAAATGCCCatatgatgagatgaagtgaagtgAATGACATAAGCATCGTGGCAGCATTAGGTTACTATCAACCTTCTGACGATAGTAAGAAGGagaatcatctgcttctggaccttGGTTGCTGGTGGAAAAGTGAAACCACCGATAATGGAGGACCTACTGTACCAAACAGTAGAAGCGTCCAGCTTGCGTAAGTGAGTGAAAATGGTACACAGGTGCTTTGAATAAGCACACCATACGAGGGAAGAAAACTGGGTTATGGCATCGCAAAAGTCCTCTTCTCTCTTAGAAAATTCTCATCACATGAACACATCCTAGTTAACGCTATCTTCAGGAAGGGAAGCAAAGCTCCTGTCAGTGTTATTTCTGCCTCCAAACAATCATAAAACCATATGCAACATATCTTAACCCAATCATCCCGCTTCCCACAAGACTCACTTTGTTTCTAgctgctcctccttccctttctttaaaattgtagttgatacacaatattctgttagttttaggtgtaaaacatagtgaattgacaattgtatacattacaaaatgctcaccacggTATGTCtacttaccatctgtcaccatacaatgttattacaatattattgactatattccttatgctgtactctTTCTACagtccttatttctttttaaaaagagtttaaacGGATTCTCATATGGAATAAGgcacaaataaaaaagatttttttttttttttttttttttaaacaaaagaacacTTGTCCTGATGGGAAAGGAAAATGTGACCAAAAACGTTTGAACAAGGAAAAGATAAAGCTTGCAACGCAACATGCCCATTGGTTATTTCTAATCTTCTacacgtggggcctgaactcatgaccctgagatcaagacctgagctgagatcaagagtcggacgcttaaccaactaaaccacccaggcgccccaaatactCTGTACttttaaaacactgtatttttagggaaatgcaaagtgtAGTTTACATTAATGTAACATGGTTCTCTTCCCCATCTTCTTCACCAGTACAGCTGGCCACTATGCAGATGATATTtgcaaaaacataaatattaccAAAGGTCCCACCTTGGCATATTTATCTAAGTAATCAATCTGGGAAGTTTCTAATTAGATCAGAACAAACCACACCCACACTACAAAATCCCACATTAAAAGgaacaagcaaaacaaacaccTAGGTTAAACTGATAAAGGCATATTCCATTATATTCTTAATGTATTAAATTGGTATTCaaaaaccatttacatttatattttaatgtaggaTAATAAAAGCCAAATTACAGACAACcactgaagtttttttctttctttcttttttttaaattctagggtACAtgtactggggaaaaaaaacaacaaaatcagttCAGGGACTTTTTTCTGAACAAACAACATCACAGGTTTCCCATGATATATGCCTAAGCCACTAAGTCTCATCTGTCACACAGGACACTGAATGGTGACCGTCTCTCACATTTGTTACTTGTAATTCCTAAGTGATCAATATTGAGTATCTTCACTTCTGGgtaagagaaaaagcattttggTCCATTAATTCACCTACTCGCTCCTGGAGGACGTTAACCAACTCTGCAATAACGAAGACATGAGTGTCATCAATGTCTTGAATGATGAACTTCTTCCCTAAGGCATTTGATTCATCCAAGTACAGCAGGAACTGCTTCATGGCAGGGTCACTGCAGAGAGAAACACATGATAACGACTCACTGAGCTGTCAAATTACACCTGAGCAATGAGAACTGGGCATGCAGAATTTTTAGGGTAACTTTAAAAGTTCTAAACTGTTACTCAATCCCTCACTCCCTCTGTCTCAAGTATTAGAACTGTTCCATCAAGTTTTAGAGAAAGAGGCCAAtgataagattttaaaagagtaatTTGTCACTGACAAGTGAAAAAGTAATGTTCAGGGCTTTGTAGTTAATAGGGCCTAGAATCACAGCTCccttaactgatttaaaaaattaatttccttactTGCCCATGACCATTACATTTAAGACGCCAATAGATTTTCACTATCTTGCCAgtgaaaaattaatttacaaaatcaGTTAAACAGTCACTGTGATAAAGCAGGGTGAACAGTAAAAGTCAGATCTGGATTCAATCTCAGTTTTATCACTTACTTGGGTGACCTTAGTATGTACTTAATCTTCAACGCCACAAAATGAGCCTACATAACAGAACTGTTATAAAAATTAGAGGGGAATAATGCCAAGGATAGTGTTTGGCTTGCAGTAGGttcccaagtttttttttttttcctccttaaaattCTGAACTTTATAAGTTTGAACTATCACTCAGAATCTTTAAAGGAAATCCTACCAAAATCTTCTTGAGAATACTGAGCTCAAAGAAGAGACacaaatttaattctatttatttgtgatttttagttTGGAATGAATAAAGTCACAAGGAAAAGAGGGATACAATTTCTAGGAtttacatggggtgcctgggtgggtcagctggctaagtgtccaactctttatttcagctcaggtcataatcctcagggtcctgggagcaagccccatgttgggctccgggctcagcagggagtctgcttgaggattctctctccctcttcccacccccccccaccagctctcCCACAcctgtctctcaaatataaatctaaaaataaaaacaaaacaaatgatttcTAGGATTTACAGAAACATGTCATAAAAACCCTGAATCACAACAAAGGACACTCTTTAGACCTAATATATGTACAATAATGTGTTTAGCAAAAAATGAGGTCAGTGTaatttcctgaaaaaattaaaaacaagttttacttttttcaagtACAAACTAGGTGTAAGTGAAGCTAACAAAGGTAAAGGACTTATTTCAATCACCATATGAGTATGGTTCATGGTATATTAACTATTAATAAAGTCAAGTCTTCCTAGagatgattttaattattttcagtaacTTACCATTACAATGATTTTATTAACAATTTACTACACcataaaatgtgaataaacaaacaagtcTGCCCACATCAGAACtgacataaattttaaatttagtttctaGTATGCCTGTCATCTTACACTTAAGTTTGGAACAATAACCTGGGTTTGGCAAAATTCAGTCATATTCTATGGTTGCAGAATTAGAATGAGCATTCTAATCTGCAGAATTGATTGGTTCAGAAGTAAATTTGCTACTTTAAgctttattcactcattcaataaatatttattgagcacctgtcaTGTGCTAGGCACTACTCTGGTCCTGGGTCttcagcagtaaacaaaacaattCAGAATTCTCCATTATGGAGCTATATTCTACTGGTAGCATTAcgatccacacacacacacacacacacacacacaaagtaggGAAGTAGGATGAGAAATGGCAGTGATGAAAGTGATAGGACCTTGTAAGTTTAAacaggggaggcaggaaaggcCTTACTGAGCAGTGACATCTGAACGAACAAGAGGCAGTAAGCAAGGCATGTAGTGACTCAGGCAAGGGCGTCCTAGGCAGGGTGAAGAGTAAGGCCATGAGGCTGGAGAGGGGTGACTAAAGGGGACAGAAGTGGAAGATGAGGTCAGAAAGTTATAGCTGGGCAGATCACAAAGGGCCTTGGAGGTGATTTTAGCAGTTTGGCTTTTATTGAGTGACATGATTTAACTTACAGACTGACTTCAATTTTAAACGCAAGGATCATACTGCCTGCAGCGTTGAGAAAAGACTGGAGGGTAGTGAGGGCAAGGGTAGAAACAGGGAGACTGATGAGAAGGTGACTGTAGTAAcccaggcaagagatgataaTGGTTTGGACCCACATGGTAACAGTGAGGGGAGAAGTGTCTGGATTCTATAGACATATGTTGAATGTAAAGCCTGCCTAACTTGCTGAAACTAGACTCCAGCTTTGAAGGAGAAGAATTAAGGAGACTCTCAACATTTTCAGTCAGAGCAAATGAAAAAGTGGAGTTGCCTTTTACTGagatgaggaggaaggaggaagaacaggTTTGCTGGGAAAATCAAGAGTGGGGTTTTGGGCATGTTACCTGTGAGATGCCTACTGGCACCCAAGTGAAAAAACTGAGTAGGAAAGTGGATAGACAATTCCGGATTTCAGCAGCGAAGTCCGGACTGAAGAGAAAAAGTCAGTCATCAAGCTCTGACAAGGGAATTAACACAGCTACAGAGAAGGGACCAAGGACCAAGACCCAGTCTCCCTAATATCAAAAGGTtaggaagaaaaggacaaatgaGCCAAGTAGATTATAAAGCAGTGACCACTGAGGTAGGAAGAAAACCCTGAGTCCTGGAAGGTAAGTGAACAAAGGACATTCAAGAAGAGGAAGCGATCCAGTGTGTCAGGTGCTGGTGACAGGAACAGTAAGAGAAGGATTGAGACCTAAGTGACAGGGGGACTTGCAAATGCGCTTTGAATTAGCACATTGGTGTTTTCAAATTTTGCCTTTTGCATACTATCCTTGCTCATTTAGCCATCTCTTGTAACACCTCAGCTACATattacttcttatttttctttaaattgcctTTAAATCAACTTTTAAGCTTAACTTTGCCAGGTATGAATCACCAGTCATCCCACTGTGTTTTTATcctcaaataaattaaactggtcatataaaaacaatttttgtgttctccccctcccttttgcGTTCTACTACAAACCATCTTGAACCAGTACCATTCCCCATACCTGGGGAAACACTGCTAACTGACAAATGAGATACCTACAAAGTGACTGGTGAGACACTGAAATAACTACTTCCCTTATTAACCGCTTCAATTCAactttttgaaaggaaaacagCAAGCAATTTGAGACTGAATTCTCAAGCATGTacctgaaatataatttataatgatTCAAAAGGACAAAGTTTAAGGGACTTTTATTATGAAACATTAAGGGAACTTGAATATCTTGCCTGCATACAGGgctatttattttacttcctcATGAAGAGATTCTATGGGAGAACCTGCtggtaagagaaaaacaaaaccaagtgcCCATAGACATACTTGGTTAAAGTCCTGGGATCAGGGCTAGTGAGCAAGAAAAAAAGGTCTTTGACCTGGAGATGTGAAGGCAGATATCAATCAAACTCCCTCCTACATAACCTGAGTGAGTTTAACCTCTATAAAACATGATTCTAAAAAGTATTACACCACAAAGGCTCTACCAGGATGACATAGTTAGATGTAAAGCAGATCAGAGACTTCACTGGTCACCTGCACAAAATTGTCAGCACTGTCCATCCCATCAGAATGATAgtcttgggggagggggcggggggatgggttaacccggtgatgggtattaaagacggcacgtaccgaatggagcactgggtgttatactcaaacaaggaatcatggaacaccacatcaaaaactaacgatgtaatgtatggtgattaacatagtaaaataaaaaaaagtgaaaaaaaaaaagaatgataatctTGGCTCAGGCAATGGTAAACTATCCTTCCTGATAATAATTAGCTAACAGGtataattacttaaaaatcttaaaagtatttcTCCAAATTCTGTATGTCCTGAGAACAGAATGTTTTAGAAAACTGTTATTGAACATGAAATGGCTTTgtttgcttatttcctttttaaaagcattttccaaagtgtttttggAATAAGTGTATTGTCCAGCTTGAGATATAGTTACCTTTATTAGGGTTCAGCAtattgtaggtgctcaataaatatttgcaatgaaTAGGgtcttaagagaaagaaagggccAACACAGGGGACACTGAGCTAACCAGAATAACAGTCCCAAGTTCCCAATATGACATACAATAGGTTTATTCTTAGAAAGACATGACGCTAAAGAAGACTAACCCCAAGCCCAGCTAAGTCAACCAAAATATGTATGACATATGAAATCACTGAGCCTCTCCATGTCTTAGGGTCCTAGGTAGTAAGATGGAGACAGTGGTACTTATATTTAGAGAATATATCTAAAAACACTTTGCTCATAGTAGATACTCAAATGAAGAGCAATTAAAATGCCAAGAGTTTCTGGGTGTGTGGGAGGATATAGGTAGAAAGGTTTAAATTACCCATTTCTACCCCTATTAAGGATTTGctgttccaaaaatatttttgttattactaGCCTGTGTATATGATATTCTAAGaatatgcatgcacacattctttttaaaaacttaacacaataagggggcgcctgggtggctcagttggtgcagcgtctgcctttggctcaggtcatgattctagggtcctgggatcgagccctctgtcgggctccctgcttatcagggagcctgcttctccctctccctctgcctgctgctccccctgctgtgctgtcaaataaataaataaaaaatcttaaaaatggggataatacctatatctggggggcacctgcatggctcagttggttgagtgtctgcctttggctcgggtcatgatcccaggatactgggattgagccccatgtcaggctctctgctcagtggggagcctgcttctcctcctctctttcactatctgtatctctctcaaataaataaaatcttaaaaaaaaaatacctatatttCATAGGGTGGTTGTGAGAACTGAGTAGTACCATGTGCTTAGGATAGTATCTGGTAAATGCTCAGTGTCATTTCATGAAGGCATTCAGACCTTTTTATTTACCATTGTATTACACAATGTCATTGTCCCAtatcacttaaaaatgttttcaatactTTAATTGCTACATTATTTGATTATAAAAATGTCACAATCAATGCTTAAGTTAGTGATTCGACATTTCAAGATTTCCAttcaacacctggtgctcatcaccacaagtgcactccttactCCCCATCatcatgtttgttctctataattaagagtctgtttcttgatttgtcttgcttttttcccctctgcttatttggtttaaattccacatgagtgaaatcacatggtatttatctttctctgaccgacttgTTTCGCTTAccattacactctctagctctACCCTCAACACTTTGTTTTATTAGCACATTCAattacctacatttttttttttaaagatttgagaaagAGTGCGTGCATGCACGCCAGCgcactctggggtggggggagaggcagagagagggagaatcagagactcttaagcagacttcccgctaagTGGGGAACCCCGATGCAAGAGGGCTGTACGCCAATCTGAAATCTATTCCACCTCTCTACTAAAACagttctcattaaaaaaaaaacaaaaaaagagaaaaaaaagaaatcgctGACTTCTAGTGTGTCTTCATCTTATTCCATCTCTCATCACCACTGGACATGGCCCACTCACCTTTATGAAACATTCCCTCTTAGCTTCCCTCCTACATCACTGGCTCTTCTTCTTGTCTTTGTCTATTCAAACATTAAATCTGCACTGCTCAGTAcggagcacttgaaatgtggccagccTGTGAGATGGGCTGTGAAAGTAAACtccacactggattttgaagcTGTCGTATGAAAAAAGACTCAGCAAAATTTTGAAATCTTAGTAAGAACTTTGAAGATTTAGAACATGTCGAAATATTTTGGACACAGTGGgtcaaataaaacatattaatttCACCTGCTTCAAATTACTCTTAATGTGGTTAATAGAAGATTTAAGACTACATAtatggctcacattatatttctataggACAACGCTGTCCTAAATGCCAGAGTATCCTACAGTTTGGTtttgctcctcccccagccttccCATCACAAACAAGTAGAGACTGAGCAAGAACTGGTCCAATAGTTTAGTTTTTCAGACTATGTGATAACAAAGCCCTTAATAGCTTCCTTTGAGGAATTCATTGCTACCCATTAAGGTTTCTAGCTTCTCCTATGAAATGTGTGCCTAGTTTAGACAACCTTCAACTGGctcttgattttcttcctttttcaagaCCACAGTTTGTGATGGTGAAGACATAGGCAGACCTTAAAATTCTAGTCAATCCCTGATGGTTGGAGGACAATATGAGCACTGTTCCTCTAAAGAGTGTTGATCTAAAAAATACACTGCCCCAGACCAAAACATGCTGGAAATATGCCAATTACATCAACTGGACTGAGACATTGAAATCTGGCACCAGGAAGAAACGCAGCAATACAATCTGTCTCACttgttatataaaaaaatgaagttgagaAAGCTGAAAGACTTGATTcctttagatcttttttttttttttaaaagattttatttatttatttgacagtgacacagtgagagagggaacacaagcagggggagtgggagagggagaagcaggcttcccaccgagcagggagcccgatgtggggctcgattccaggacgctggaatcatgacctgagctgaaggctgacctttaacgactgagccacccaggcgcccctgattcctTTAGATCTTAGAACAAAACGAAAACATGGATTCTAGAGGAGGTACATATATATCAAGATTAAATATGgagatttaaatttcattaagtATCAAAACTACTAACCATTCTATTAGCACTCCTTTCAAGACGTTGACCATCTTTTCCCAGTCAGAAGGTGCAGATGACctttaaaatgctaataaaaaaggtaaaataaaaaaacatcaaCTTTCTCAATATACTTTGGAGATTTGCCTCTTGAAATGAGGCAAAATATTAAATGTCACATTAAACATTTAAGTCTATGAAAAACATAGGGCTAACATTAACATagatattctgatttttaaaaaattaagatgagtCTATTGGAATATTAATGCAGAAATCTTACTTGCAAATGCTATCCAAGTCAATCCTAATCAAAGCAAGCAACCTAACTCTACGCCCGAGTACCCAAACCAAGTTTAGAACACGAGTCACAAGATTTCTAGTCCCACCCAGGATAATGATAAAGGGTAAGATTCCGGGAGGCAGAAATCACAGAATGGTAGCTGTGAAAGGGATGGTG encodes the following:
- the GTF2H5 gene encoding general transcription factor IIH subunit 5; the encoded protein is MVNVLKGVLIECDPAMKQFLLYLDESNALGKKFIIQDIDDTHVFVIAELVNVLQERVGELMDQNAFSLTQK